The following are encoded in a window of Procambarus clarkii isolate CNS0578487 chromosome 33, FALCON_Pclarkii_2.0, whole genome shotgun sequence genomic DNA:
- the LOC138370739 gene encoding NAD(+) hydrolase ApTIR-like — protein MDQAGPAVWDVTDQAGPVVWDVTDQAGPVVWDVTDQAGPVVWDVTDQAGPVVWDVTDQAGPVVWDVTDQAGPVVWDVTDQAGPVVWDVTDQAGPVVWDVTDQAGPVVWDVTDQAGPAVWDVTDQAGPVVWDVTDQAGPVVWDVTDQAGPVVWDVTDQAGPAVWDVTDQAGPVVWDVTDQAGPVVWDVTDQAGPVVWDVTDQAGPVVWDVTDQAGPVVWDVTDQAGPVVWDVTDQAGPVVWDVTDQAGPVVWDVTDQAGPVMWDVTDQAGPVVWDVTDQAGPVVWDVTDQAGPVVWDVTDQAGPVVWDLTDQAGPVVWDVTDQAGPVVFIREKTFKEVTFLTLIC, from the coding sequence ATGGACCAAGCTGGACCAGCAGTGTGGGATGTGACGGACCAAGCTGGACCAGTAGTGTGGGATGTGACCGACCAAGCTGGACCAGTAGTGTGGGATGTGACCGACCAAGCTGGACCAGTAGTGTGGGATGTGACGGACCAAGCTGGACCAGTAGTGTGGGATGTGACCGACCAAGCTGGACCAGTAGTGTGGGATGTGACCGACCAAGCTGGACCAGTAGTGTGGGATGTGACCGACCAAGCTGGACCAGTAGTGTGGGATGTGACCGACCAAGCTGGACCAGTAGTGTGGGATGTGACGGACCAAGCTGGACCAGTAGTGTGGGATGTGACGGACCAAGCTGGACCAGCAGTGTGGGATGTGACGGACCAAGCTGGACCAGTAGTGTGGGATGTGACGGACCAAGCTGGACCAGTAGTGTGGGATGTGACGGACCAAGCTGGACCAGTAGTGTGGGATGTGACGGACCAAGCTGGACCAGCAGTGTGGGATGTGACGGACCAAGCTGGACCAGTAGTGTGGGATGTGACGGACCAAGCTGGACCAGTAGTGTGGGATGTGACCGACCAAGCTGGACCAGTAGTGTGGGATGTGACCGACCAAGCTGGACCAGTAGTGTGGGATGTGACGGACCAAGCTGGACCAGTAGTGTGGGATGTGACCGACCAAGCTGGACCAGTAGTGTGGGATGTGACGGACCAAGCTGGACCAGTAGTGTGGGATGTGACAGACCAAGCTGGACCAGTAGTGTGGGATGTGACCGACCAAGCTGGACCAGTAATGTGGGATGTGACCGACCAAGCTGGACCAGTAGTGTGGGATGTGACCGACCAAGCTGGACCAGTAGTGTGGGATGTGACGGACCAAGCTGGACCAGTAGTGTGGGATGTGACCGACCAAGCTGGACCAGTAGTGTGGGATTTGACCGACCAAGCTGGACCAGTAGTGTGGGATGTGACCGACCAAGCTGGACCAGTAGTTTTTATCCGAGAAAAAACTTTCAAGGAAGTAACATTTTTGACATTGATATGTTGA